The Alistipes megaguti sequence GGATTCCCCGTCGGCGACGAGGTGCTCAACCAAAACTCGGTTCTCTTCAAGGTGGGCGCCACGTTCGTCGGGATCCTCGCCGGGAACGAAATTCCGTCGGATGTCGAGGGCGAGCCCAACACCTACAAGTTCCATCTGCGCGTAACGGACAACGCGGGTGCCTCGACCGAGGCCACGCTGACGCTCGTTCAACCTGCCAAATAGTGTAGCATGAAACGATTATTGACATACCTGATTCCGGCCATGGCGCTGATGTTGGGCGCCTGCTCGAAGCAGGGCGACGAACTCGCCCCGGAGACTTCGGCCGGAACCCTCACGATGCGGATCTCCACCCGTGCGGAGGCCGCCGGCGACGGTTCGTATGACCCGATGGAGCACCTCGTCGTGCGGATCTACAACGCAAACGGCGAGCTGATCCGCAAATACGCCTCGAAGGAGGAGCTCCCGGAGCGGCTCGAGCTTATCGCCGGACAGTACCGCGTGGCGGTCGAGGCCGGTGAGGCGGTCGAGGCCTCGTTCACGCAGCGCCTCTACAAAGGCGAGGAGCCCTTCACCGTGACGGCCGGCAAGAATACGCCCGTCGAGGTGAAGTGCACGCTGCAGAATACGGCCGTGGCCACGCTCTTCGAGGAGAGTGTTGCCGAGAACTTCGGTTCGGAGTTCGAGGTGCGGGTGATGGCGGGCGACACCTTTGACGCCGACCGCACCGACGCTGCCTCGACGCTCCGCTACACGGGCGATGCGACCGGTTACTTCACCCTCGGCGAGGGGGTCAGCAGCCTCTCGTGGCGGTTCCGCGGCGAGCACCCCTCGCGCGGCACGATCGAAAAGAGCGGCACAATCACCGACGTGAAGGCCCCGGGCCGCTATACGCTGACATTCCGCTTCTCGCCCGACCTGCCGGGATTCATCGATGCGGTGGCCATCCGCGTCGTCGATAAGACCGACGATTTCGACGATACGATCATCTGGAGCCCCGATCCCACGATCAAGGGCGACGGGTTCGAACTCTCGGAGAAACAACAGTACACGGGAGGCGAAAAACGATTCCAGATCACAACCGTCAAGCCGACGGCCACGGCCCGGATGAACTTCAACGGCAAGCAGTACGACCTGCTCTCCGAGGCTTCGACGCCCGAAACGGCCGGGCTGTCCGTGGTGAAGAACGCCGAAAACGCCCTTACGGTGACCCTTTCGGAGGCCTTCTTCGCCGGATGTCCGGGCGGCGACCATCCGCTGCGTCTGGAGGTGGCCGACAACGGCGGCGGACAGGGTGATGCGGAGTGCATCTTCACGCTGCAGGGCGTTCTGACTCCTTCCGCCGCGGATTGCAATCTGTGGAACAATACCGTCACGCTGCGGGCCCTGGTATTCGATCCGGCCGTATCGTCCGTCACGTTCGGCTTGCGCTCGAAAGGGGGCCAGTGGCAGGAGACGGCCGGTTCGAACACCGGCGACGGAACCTGGAGCGCCACGTTCGGCGCCGAATGGGAGGAATCGGTCAACGAAAACGCACAGACGGTCTATACACCCAAGGCCGGAACGGGCGTCTGGGCCGACGCCGAGTACGAGTGCCGGGTCGTAATCGACGGACAGGAGAGCCTCGCTACGTTCTCGACCGCCGGAGGCCAGAGCATCCCCGACGGCGACATGGAGAACGGTTCGCTGAGCTGCTTCACGATCAACAACCAGAACACCTCCTTCTGGGGCAGCGGCAACAACAACAACACATCAAGCCTCTGCACGCAAGGCGCCATCGACGGGAACCATTACGCCAACATGCAATCCACCTATTACATTGCAGCCATGGCGGCAGGGAATCTCTTCGCCGGGACCTTCCGGATGAGCGGCACGACAGGTACCGTAGGTTTCGGGCAACCCTACAGTTACACGGCCCGTCCCCGAGCCCTGCGTCTGAATTACCATGCCCAGGTAGGCATCGTCAACAACAACGGAGGAAACGGTCCCCTGGCCATCGACGGACAGGACCGTGCCCGGATCTACGTGGCGATCGTCGATTGGAGCGCCCGGCATGAGGTCTCCTCGACCTTCAACATCCTGGGATCCTGCACGAACAGCGGAACCTGGGATCCCACAAACGGCGCCGAGACCGTAAGCGAAGGCCGCATCCTCGGTTACGGATCCCTGTGGATCGAACAAAGCACCGAAGGGAATGCTCTGGTCTCCAGCCAGGATGCCCTCAGGATCTACTGGTATGACAAGGAGGCCCCCGCTCCGGGCGGGAACTACACGCTGGTGATCTCCTGCGCGGCAAACGCCTACGGAGACTATTTCAACGGATGCGACAAAAACCACCTGTGGGTCGACGATTTCCAATGGGTTTATTAACAATCAAAAGCAAACCGATGCGCACCATCCTTCTACAACTGCTGACTCTCGTGCTGTGCATCCCGGCAACGGCCCAGGCCCTCCGCACCCCGGAAACCTCCGCCACGGACAGCCTTTCGGCAGGTCCGGCCCCGAGCCGAAGCGAGCAGACAGCTCCCCGGCGCCCGCTTACGGTCAACGAAATGCGCAGCCAGCGCGGCCTGACCGACACCCACAACCTCTTCATTCCCAAAGGTCAGTGGATCTTCGGCGGTACGGCCTCCTACTCGACCCATACCAATCAGAGCTACCAGTTTCTGGTCATCGAGGGAATCAACTCGACGGGCTATACCTTCAAGGTCAGTCCGATGATCGCCTACGCCTTCCGCAACAACATGGCCCTCGGCGGACGATTCATCTATTCGCGCACGCTGCTCAAGCTGGACAAGGCCTCGATCAACTTCGGCGACGAAGGTTCGGGCGTCGAACTCAACGTCCGCGACTACTATGCCCTGCAGCACAACTACCAAATAGCGGCCATCTGGCGGCAGTACATTCCCCTGGGCCGCAACAAGCGTTTCGCCCTCTACAACGAAATGTCGCTGGCCGGCGGCGGCAGCCAAGCCCGCTTCGCCAACGACTCTCCCGTGAAGGGCACCTATCAAAAGGGATACTCCTTCTCGCTGGGTATCTCACCCGGCATCATCGCCTTCGCCACCAACAACATGGCCGTCGAGGTGAACGTCGGCGTGATGGGTATCACCTACGACCACACCGAACAGGTCCACAACCAGGTCACCGTCGGCGAACGCAACATCAGCCAGATGAACTTCAAGATCAACATCTTCTCGATCGGCCTCGGTGTGGCCTTCTACCTCTAAATCCGGAATGCCATGAAACGTATCTTCCACATACTTGCCGCTCTCTGCATCGCACTCCCAGCCCTGGGCCAGAGCCGCGCCGAAGACTCCTTCACCGCAGCCGAAACCCCGACGGCCAACCCGCTGTCGGGCGAAACCCTCACCGACGCGTCGGTCATCACGCAGAAACAGCACTTCCTGCCCACACGCCGGCGCATCGACCGTGAAATCAACAAGATCAAGTTCGCCTACAAGGGCGAGGTGATCATGGGTCTGACAGCCTCCTACGGCACGCTGTCGAGCGACGACACCGATGTTCTGCTCATTCTGGACAACATCAATGCCGACGGATCGGTGACCACCATCAAGCCCTTCGTCGGATACTTCTACCGCGACAACCGCTGTCTGGGCGCCCGATTCGGATACAACTTCATGAGCGGTACGCTCGACCAGGGCGGACTCTTCGACCTGGGGGAGAACAACAACGTCTCGCTCAACATCCCCTATCTGGATTTCAAGAGCAGCAACTACTCGTTCGGCATCTTCCACCGCTCCTATGCGGGGCTCGACCCGAAGGGGCGCTTCGGCCTCTTCGCCGAACTCGAACTCTCGGTCTCGACCGGTACGTCGCGCTTCTCCTACGAATCCGAAGGCAAGGTCAAACAGACCTACAGCGACAACACGCAGCTCAAATTGGCCTTCAACCCCGGAGCCGCGGTCTACATCTTCCCGAATGTCTGCGCCACGCTCTCGTTCGGACTCGGCGGCATCCAGTACACCACCGTCAACCAGCACGACGAACTGGGCAACAAGATCGGAACCCGCGAGGCCTCGAAGATGAAGTTCAAACTCAACATCCTGGCCATCAACATCGGTATGACCTTCCACATGTGGGACAAGAAAAAGAAATAACGCATGAAACGACTCATCAGTTATCTGCTCGCCGGAGCGATGTTCGCCGGTACGTCGTGCATCTCCAACGATATTCCCTATCCGACGGTCGAGGTGGCCATCAACAGCCTCTCGGGGGAAGGTTTCACGGTCGCGGGCATCGATCTGGCAACCCGCACGGTGACCCTCTCGCTCGAGGAGGCCACCGACATCCAGCAGGTCCGCATCGACGAGGTGACCTACGCCGTCACCCCCCACAACACCAACATCGACCATCAGCTCTTCATGGACAACATCCGCCCGTCGCGCCCGCTCACGGGGACGTTCGATCTGCGCATGCCGATCTACGTCACCCTGCACCTCTATCAGGACTATGAGTGGCAGATCGTCGCCCAGCAGGAGATCACGCGAAGCTTCCGCGTCGAGGGGCAGGTCGGAGCCTCGGAGTTCGCCCTTCAGACCCGCATCGCCACGGCCTACGTCGCCAAGGATGCCGCCCGCAGCCGCGTGACCATCACCGAACTCAAGCTCGGTCCCGCCTCGACCGACGCCGTCACCACGACCTACTCCCCCACCCTGGAGGAGCTCTCCACGCTGGACTACAGCTCGCCCGAGGCCGACGATCCGACGGCCGGGACACCCCACTTCGTCGACGTCACCTGCCACGGCCGCACGGAACGCTGGGTGCTCTACGTACTGCCGACCGACAAGACGGTGCAGACCGAAGCCGTCGATGCCTGGTCGGGTGTCGTATGGCTGCGCGGTTCGGGCGTCTCGGGACAGCCGATGGGCTTCCGCTACCGCGTCGGTGAGGAGGGCGAATGGGCCGAAGTCCCCGGCGTGAAGATCGAGGGCGGAACCTTCTCGGCCGCCTTCGCCGCCGAACCGCTGACGACCTATCAGTTCAAGTCCTACTGCGGCGACGACGAGAGCGACCCCACGACCGTCACCACCGAACGGGTCGAACAACTCCCCAACAGCGGTCTGGAGGAGTGGTCTCAGCCCGCCAAACCGTGGCTGCCGTTCCTCTCCGACCTGACCGGCAAACCGATCTCTCCCTTCTGGGGCACGGGCAACAACGGCTCGACCGCCCTGAGCGAAAAGGACAACGTCACCACCCCCGACGAGAGCACCGTACGGCCCGGATCCACGGGCACGAAATCGGCCAAACTTGCCAGCAGAAAGGTCCTCATCAAACTGGCCGCCGGCAACCTCTTCGCAGGAGAATTTGCCGCCACCAGAGGTACGGACGGCATTGTCAACTTCGGCCGGCCCTTCACGCTGCGCCCCACGGCCCTGCGCGTATGGATGAAATACAACAGTGGAAAGATCGACTTCGTGGGTTCGAACATGCCTGCCGGCGAGACGATCCAGACGGGCGATCCCGACAATGCCGCCATCTACATCGCCCTCGGAACCTGGACCAAGGAGAAATACGGCATGGGCAAGAACGGGACCGGCGACGATCAGAACGGCGGCAAACCCTTCGGAACGGACGCCTGCCCGGTGAGCATCGACACCCGCGACGTGAAGACCTTCTTCAACCCGCAGGGCGAGGATGTGATCGGCTACGGGGCACGATTCTTCTCCGAGAGTGTCGCCGACTGGACACAGATCACCATCCCGATCGACTATCGGTCGACCAACGAGGTCCCGACGCACATCATGGTCGTCTGCTCGGCTTCGCGCTGGGGCGATTACTTCACCGGCAGCAGCGAAAGCACCCTCTGGGTCGACGACTTCGAACTGATCTACACCCCCGTCGAGAGCCTCGAGTAAACCGTCCCGAGGCCCGGCGACCGGGATGTCCCCGACGACACCCGGCCGGGTACAAAAAAAGGCAGCGCTTCGGATTTCCGAAGCGCTGCCTTTTCGATTATCTGTCGGGGATTACCTCCCGGCAATGCGACAGTACTTGTCGTAGCGTCCTAACACATCATCCACATAAGCCAGGGTCTGACGGCTGCCGGTAAACCGGCCGCACTTGACCACCTCGTTCTCATAGTATTCGGGCTCGGCCTTCAGCGTCAGATAGCGAGCCACCACCTCCCACGAGTTGGGGTCCTCGCCGTGCACGCGGGCCAGGCGCCGCGCATCGCTCACATGGCCGATTCCTCCGTTGTAGGAGGCCAGCACGATGCTCATACGGTCCTTCTCAGGGGTCCCCTCCGGGAGTCGGAGGGTCGACTGAATCTCCGTCATCAGTTTGTTGGCCAGCCAGATATTGGTTGCGGGATCGGCGATCCGTTCGGTCGGGATCTCGAAATGGCGGGCCACCGAGGGCATGATCTGCATCAGTCCGCACGCCCCGCTGCGCGACGTAAGGTCGGGCATGAAGCGCGATTCGTGGTAGGCAATGGCGCTCATCAGACGCCAGTCATGACCCTCCTCCTCGCTGATACGGCGAATCAGGTTGTCATAGGCCGAAATCACATACTTGCCCTCGGCAAGGGGTGCATAGCCGATTTCGGCCTCATCGTTCAGCGACTGATCCGTCACGGGAGCGCTGAAGTGGGCATTAAAGCCGTAAAATGTCGTAAAAATGGTTAAGAACGCAAACGTTAAAACCGTCTTTTTCAGCATAAAATGTTGTTTTGCGGGCAGCTTATACCGCGCAGAACAGCACGCTAATCATAGAATCCCCAGGAGATGCCGATCTTGAACATACCCGGATTGAGCGGGTAACGGGCTGCCGAGAAATACTCTCCGTTTCCGAACAGTCCCTTGTTCACATGCTGATATTTCAGGAAGATCCGCATTCTCTTCCACTTCGCCATCACGAAGGCGTCCAGGTAGGGATAGTTTCCCACCTCCTCTTCGCGCTGGTTGTAGTACACCGACAGTGCCGGATTGTAGCCGGGCGCATAGTAACGCGTGTTATAGCGTCCGTCGAGTCCGATCTGCAGGCGCAGTACGTCGCGCACCACCCAGAATTCGTAGTAATACGACAGGAAGGCGCTCAGAAGCGGCACGGGCACAACCTCTTGATTCGTGCTCCACTGCAACAATACCCTGTGGTCCAAATGAAGTCCGCCGAGGCGGAAATCCTTGCGGGCATACACGCTCGTGAGGCTTACGCTTCCATTGTCCTGGGCGACGTTGCTGTCCGATCCGTAGTAGATCTTGTTCGTCACGACGCCCTGCCAGGCTCCGACTTCGAATGCGTAGTCGGGAACCGAAAACTTGACCTCCAACCGAGTCTCATTCTCCTTGTTCAAAGGAGTGTCCCATATATAATGGTTCGAGAATAGATTCTCCTGCCAGTAGGTTGGCGAGCGGCGCTCCATCGTGAAGCGGCCTTCGAGAATCAGGGGGTGTCCGCGGAGATAACCCGTCAGAGCGAGGTGCGCTCCCACGCTCAGGTCTCCGCCTCTGTATCCCGACGGGTAGAACTTCAGGTTCCCGTCCCAGTCGACATACTTCTTTATCTTGCCGCTGACGGAGCCGTAGGCAAACCAGCTGGTCTTGCGTTCGGTCGTATAACGCCCCGTCAGGTAATCGTCCAGTTTGAATTGCGAGTAGGTGTGCAGGTCGAGGCCCACACCCGCGTCAATCGTTCCGACCACGCCGTTCCGGTCCCAGGGCTGCGCCTGGACGAAGACCCGGTTGGAGATGACCCGTTCGTAGATCGAGTCGCGCGTCTCCACCGGATTGATGTACCAGTGGTCGTAGTAGTTGTGTTCCGCGGAGACGAACTGTCCGTTCTCGTCGCGATGGTCGCGCTCGTTGGTGTAGGGCTTGTTCAGATCCGTATAGATCTTGCTCCACGAACTGTACTCGAACGAGTGGCCGATGTAGACGGCCGACAGACCGGCCATCGAAAAGTCACTCTCGGTCAGACGCTGCAGCGGAATACCGTAGGACTGCGTCAGGAAGAAGCCGTTGTTGCGGTAGACATTCTTCGCCTCGGCATCGGCCAGACGCATCGGTACGCCCGAGGGCATGCTGAACGTCGTGTCGGCGATGGCCCATTTGCCCACCACGCCGCCGTTTTCCTGCTGTTCGATGTGGTTGTTGTAGTAAGCCGCATGAACCGAATAACGGCGTCCCGTATGGCTGAAGGCCAGCGAGAGGTTGTGGTTCTTGGTCCGCGACCAGAGGTAGAGTCCGCGGGTGCCGCGCGACTTGTAGTCGACGTTGAAGCCCGTCGTCGGCGAGATGTTCTGGGCCACCATGATGCCGAAATTCTCCTCGCGGTAACGCTTCTGGCCCGACTCCGCGTAACTCATCCGGATCATCGGCCGCTTCGTGTTGTAGAAGGGGACGTTCTCCATATCGTAGGTGTACGCGTAGTAGGGACTCGCAAAACTGAAGTCAAAGAACTGCGGCCGTCGGAAGTAGTTGAGCGGCAGTGACGTTTGTCCCAGCGCGCCCTGGGCGATGTCGCCCACATCCTCGCGATAGAACGGATAGTCGATCCGGTAATCGGTCAGGGTGGTATCCAACGGGCCGATCTCCACGCGGTTGAAATCGCGCTTCACGTGCCACATGAAGTTATTCAGCGCGCGGATCGAGTCGTTGAAGAAATAGGACTCCAACGGCTTGCGGATTTTCCGTTCCTTTTTGGTGGTGTCCTGCTGTTGCTGGCCCTCTTCGTCGTCCTCGGTCTGTTCGTAGGGGTTCGAGCCGTAGAGCGCACCGCTCTGTCCGTTCTGCATGGCCCGCCGCAGGGTGCTGGCATCGAAGCCCTGGGCGTGCAGCGCCGCGGGGACGGCCATCAGCAGACCGAGCAGCAGCAAGGGCAATATGCGCTTCGTAAGTCCCGACATCACTACCAAAGAGCGGAAAACCGCGGCAAAGATAATTAAAATTTTTTAATTTTGCAACTATTTCTCTTTCCTACAGTCCGTTGCGGGGCTCGCGAAGTGTTTCACGGCCGAGATCAGGACGTAGATCACGACGATGAGCGGAATGGCCCGCCCGCCCAGCGCGACGAGCAGTACGGCGCTCACGGCCAGGAACGTATAACGCAGTTCGTTCCCGGCCCAGCCGAAGCCGTGGAACTTCAGGGCGAACATCCGCAGGTCGGAGACCATCAGCCAGGCGGCACCGAGTGCCACCAGCACGAGGCTCTCGCGCGAAAAGACCATGCCGTAGCGCTCGACCAGCAACCCAAGCGAAGCGCAGAGCATCGCGGCGGCCGGGATCGGCAGTCCGAGGAACTCCGAACGCTGCGTATCGTCGATATTGAAGCGTGCCAGGCGCAGCGCCCCGAAGGCGGCGTAGAGGAAGATCACCAGCGCCACGGCACCGTCGGGCAGCCAGTATCCGGGCATTGCGCCATAGAGGGCGTACATCACCGCCGCGGGAGCCAGTCCGAAGGAGATGTCGTCGGCCAGGGAATCGAGCTGCAGCCCAATGGGCGAATCCTGATGCAGCAATCGTGCGACGAAGCCGTCGAAAAAGTCGAATACGGCGGCCAGCACGATGAGTGCAAAGGCCAGCGTCAGAGAGCCCCATGCCAGGGCCGAAACGGTCGCCACAGCACCGCAGAGCAGGTTGGCCAGCGTGAGCAGATTGGGTATCGTGAACAGTCTGATCTTCATTTCCGGACAGAAATTAATCACTCCAATAGGCGGCAAAGTTACGAAAATATTTTTATCTTTGTCGATGTTAACTCCATATAATAACTTATGGCAAGCAATAAATATTGTGTCATCATGGCGGGAGGTATCGGAACCCGTTTCTGGCCCAAAAGCCGCCAGTCGATGCCCAAACAGTTCCTCGACATCCTCGGAACAGGCAAGTCCTTCATCCGCCACACCTACGAACGCTTTGCAAAAATCGTCCCGCCGGAGAACTTCCTCGTGGTGACCAACGACAAATACAAACACCTCGTGCTGGAGCACATCCCCGAGATCGACGAGCGGCAGGTGCTCTGCGAACCCGTCGGGCGCAATACGGCCCCCTGCATCGCCTATGCCGCCTATACGCTCATGAAGCTCAACCCCGAGGCCGAGATGATCGTCACCCCGTCGGACCACCTGATCTTCAACGAGGACGACTTCCGCGCCATCATTCAGGAGTGTATCACCTTCGCCTCGGAGCACGACGCCCTGATGACCGTCGGCATCAAGCCCACCCGCCCCGATACGGGCTACGGGTACATTCAGGTCTCGGACTCGAAGCCCATCAGCAAGGTGAAGTGCTTCACCGAAAAACCCAACCTCGAACTGGCCCAGACCTTCGTCCAGTGCGGCGAGTTCTTCTGGAACTCGGGCATCTTCATCTGGAAAGTGCGCTCGATCATCGAAGCCTTCGAGAAGTACCTCCCCGAACACCACGCCCTCTTCAGCAGCGTGATGCAGGCCGTCGGCACGCCCGACGAACGGCGCGTCGTGGAGATCGCCTTCTCGGAGTGCCGCGCCATCTCGATCGACTACGGCATCATGGAGAAGGCCGACAACGTCTACGTACGCTGCGGCGAGTTCGGCTGGAGCGACGTCGGCACCTGGGGCTCCGTCTACCAGCACTCGCGCAAGGACCGCTATGCCAATGCCGTCCCCGAGGAGGGGTGCTACCTCTACGACACGCGCTCGTCGATCGTCTCGCTGCCCAAGGGGAAGATCGCCGTCATCAGCGGCCTGAAGGAGTACATCGTCGTCGACACGGACGACGTACTGATGATCTGCCCCCGCTCCGAGGAGCAGAATATCAAGAAATTCATCGACGAAGTGAAGTTCCACAATGGTGACAAGCATATCTGATCTCTACGAACTCTTCCGTTCGCATCCGCACGTCTCGACCGACACGCGGCGCATCGAGCCCGATTCGATCTTCTTCGCCCTCAGGGGGGCCAACTTTGACGGCAACCGCTTTGCCGCCGAGGCGCTCGAAAAGGGGGCCGCGGCAGCCGTCATCGACGATCCGGCGGCGCTCGCCGACCCGCGCATGAGGCTGGTCGACAACACACTGACGGCCCTTCAGGAGCTGGCCCGACAGCACCGCCGCACGCTCGGCATTCCGATTCTGGCCATCTCGGGCAGCAGCGGCAAAACCACCACCAAGGAGCTCATTGCCCGCGTGCTGGCCGCCCGTTACAGGGTCTACGCCACGCAGGGCAATCTGAACAACCACATCGGCGTGCCGCTGACGCTGCTCGCAATGCCCCCCGAAACGGAATTCGGCATCGTCGAGATGGGGGCCAGCGCCCAGGGTGAAATCGCACAGCTGGCTTCGATCGCCGAACCGGACTACGGCCTGCTGACCAACATCGGACGGGCCCATCTCGGCGGTTTCGGCGGCCCGGAAGGGGTGCGGCGCGGCAAGGGCGAACTGTTCGACTATCTGGCCGCACACGGCGGCCGCGCCTTCGTCCTCTCGGACGACGAAACGCTCAACTCGATGGCCGCCGAACGCGAATCGTTGGCCGTGGAGTACTATCCGGCATCGCTGGCCGACGGCTTCGAGACCCATCTGGAGGGTAACTACAACCGCTTCAACGTGGCAGCAGCCGTGGCCGTGGGACGCTGGTTCGGGGTCTCCGATCAGAAGATCCACCGCGCCGTGGCCGACTACGTGCCGGACAACCACCGCTCGCAACGCATCGAAACCCGTCGCAATACGGTCATCGCCGACTGCTACAACGCCAACCCGGGCAGCATGCGCGCCGCCATCGAGAATCTCCTTGCGGAGGAGCTCGGCGAACGCAAACACCGCGTGTTGATTCTGGGCGACATGCTCGAGCTGGGCGAATGGTCGCTCTCCGAACACGGCACCATCATCCGGCAGGCGGCCCGGGACCCCGAGGCCGAACTGATCCTCGTCGGCGGGGAGTTTGCCCGGGCCTATGCGGCTCTGCCGGAAAAACCGGCCCGCGTGACGCTCTGCCCTTCGTGCGAAGAGTTGCGCCACCTGCTGCAGACGGCGCCCGTCGACGATGCGCTGGTGCTCGTCAAGGGCTCGCACGGCATCGGTCTGGAGAAGATCCTCGATCTTCTATAGCAGCCGAACGCCTCAAACCGCGAAAACGGCCCGTACGAAATCCATTGACCGGAATCCGGCCATCCGACCCGGAAAGAGAGGCCCCGCACCGCAAGTGCCGGGGCTTTTTCGTGGGTTTTTCCGATTATTTTGCTATTTTTGCCATCAATAATAAAAAGACCAAACGTAACAACATTTTCCTAATGACACTGAACGAATACCAGCAACATGCCCTCGAAACGGCCATCTACCCCGAAGAGAGCCGTATCGTCTACCCCACGCTCGGGCTGACGGGCGAAGCCGGCGAAGTGGCCGACAAGGTCAAGAAGGTAATCCGCGACTCGAACCGGGAGTTCTCCCCCGAGAAGCGCCTCGAAATCGTCAAGGAGATCGGCGACGTGCTGTGGTACTGCGCCACGTTGTCGCACGACCTGGGCTACGACCTCGACGAAGTGGCCCGCATGAATGTCGAGAAGCTCCGCTCGCGCATGGAGCGCCACCGCATCTCGGGCAGCGGCGACAACCGATAACCGCCCCCGGGAAACGTTCACCCACACAAAGCGCCCGACTCATGAAACAGGAAGAAACACCCCGCACGTCGCTCCCCGAAAACGCCTACCGCGAACTCAAACCCGGGGAAAACTATACGCCGGTCATGCCGGCCTCCTCCTCGCCCCGCGAGGTCACCCCCTACTCCGTAGGAATGGGCATCGTGATGGCCATCATCTTCTCGGCCGCCGCAGCCTATCTGGGTCTGCGCGTCGGCCAGGTCTTCGAGGCCGCCATCCCGATCGCCATCATCGCCGTCGGCATGGGCACCGTCCTGGGCAAGAAGAACATGCTCGGAGAGAATGTCATCATCCAGTCGATCGGCGCCTCGTCGGGCGTCATCGTCGCCGGTGCGATCTTCACCCTCCCGGCCCTCTACATCCTCGGGCTGGATGCCGCCTTCTGGCAAGTCTTCCTCTCGTCGCTCTTCGGCGGTCTGCTGGGCATCGTGCTGCTGATCCCCTTCCGCAAATACTTCGTCAAGGAGATGCACGGCAAGTATCCCTTCCCCGAGGCTACGGCCACCACCGAGGTGCTCGTCTCGGGCGAAAAGGGCGGCAATCAGGCCAAACTGCTCGCCGTGGCGGGTCTGATCGGCGGTCTCTACGACTTCGTGGTCGGCACGTTCGGGCTGTGGACCGACGCCGTCTCGACGCGCATCTGCGCCTGGGGACAGGTCGCCGCCGACAAGTTCAAGGTCGTCTTCGGACTGAACACCTCGGCCGCCCTGCTGGGGCTGGGATACATCATCGGTCTGAAATATGCGCTGATCATCACCGCCGGCTCGTGCCTTGTGTGGTTCGTCATCGTGCCGGTGGTCGGCTCGCTGGCCGAAGCGCTGGATCCCGCAGCACTGGCCTCGCTGCTGGGCGTGACGAAAGAGAAGCTGCTGGCCGACCCCTCGGCGCTGCTCTCGGCCGAGAACCTCTACACCTTCATCGGCAAGCCGATCGGCATCGGCGGTATCGCCATGGCCGGCATCATCGGCATCGTGCGCCAGTCGAAGATCATCCGTCAGGCCGTGGGTCTGGCCGTCTCGGAGTTCGGCGGCGGCAAGACGGCCGCAGCCTCGACGGAGCGCACACAGCGCGACATCCCGATGAAGCGCATCCTCTCGATCCTGATCGCCACGCTCGTCTGCGTCTTCGTCTTCTTCCACTTCGGACTGCTCGACAACTGGGTGCAGTCGGTCACCGCGATTCTGATCGTCTTCATCATCGCGTTCCTCTTCACGACCGTGGCCGCCAACGCC is a genomic window containing:
- a CDS encoding DUF4493 domain-containing protein is translated as MKRLLTYLIPAMALMLGACSKQGDELAPETSAGTLTMRISTRAEAAGDGSYDPMEHLVVRIYNANGELIRKYASKEELPERLELIAGQYRVAVEAGEAVEASFTQRLYKGEEPFTVTAGKNTPVEVKCTLQNTAVATLFEESVAENFGSEFEVRVMAGDTFDADRTDAASTLRYTGDATGYFTLGEGVSSLSWRFRGEHPSRGTIEKSGTITDVKAPGRYTLTFRFSPDLPGFIDAVAIRVVDKTDDFDDTIIWSPDPTIKGDGFELSEKQQYTGGEKRFQITTVKPTATARMNFNGKQYDLLSEASTPETAGLSVVKNAENALTVTLSEAFFAGCPGGDHPLRLEVADNGGGQGDAECIFTLQGVLTPSAADCNLWNNTVTLRALVFDPAVSSVTFGLRSKGGQWQETAGSNTGDGTWSATFGAEWEESVNENAQTVYTPKAGTGVWADAEYECRVVIDGQESLATFSTAGGQSIPDGDMENGSLSCFTINNQNTSFWGSGNNNNTSSLCTQGAIDGNHYANMQSTYYIAAMAAGNLFAGTFRMSGTTGTVGFGQPYSYTARPRALRLNYHAQVGIVNNNGGNGPLAIDGQDRARIYVAIVDWSARHEVSSTFNILGSCTNSGTWDPTNGAETVSEGRILGYGSLWIEQSTEGNALVSSQDALRIYWYDKEAPAPGGNYTLVISCAANAYGDYFNGCDKNHLWVDDFQWVY
- a CDS encoding PCMD domain-containing protein, giving the protein MKRLISYLLAGAMFAGTSCISNDIPYPTVEVAINSLSGEGFTVAGIDLATRTVTLSLEEATDIQQVRIDEVTYAVTPHNTNIDHQLFMDNIRPSRPLTGTFDLRMPIYVTLHLYQDYEWQIVAQQEITRSFRVEGQVGASEFALQTRIATAYVAKDAARSRVTITELKLGPASTDAVTTTYSPTLEELSTLDYSSPEADDPTAGTPHFVDVTCHGRTERWVLYVLPTDKTVQTEAVDAWSGVVWLRGSGVSGQPMGFRYRVGEEGEWAEVPGVKIEGGTFSAAFAAEPLTTYQFKSYCGDDESDPTTVTTERVEQLPNSGLEEWSQPAKPWLPFLSDLTGKPISPFWGTGNNGSTALSEKDNVTTPDESTVRPGSTGTKSAKLASRKVLIKLAAGNLFAGEFAATRGTDGIVNFGRPFTLRPTALRVWMKYNSGKIDFVGSNMPAGETIQTGDPDNAAIYIALGTWTKEKYGMGKNGTGDDQNGGKPFGTDACPVSIDTRDVKTFFNPQGEDVIGYGARFFSESVADWTQITIPIDYRSTNEVPTHIMVVCSASRWGDYFTGSSESTLWVDDFELIYTPVESLE
- a CDS encoding transglycosylase SLT domain-containing protein → MLKKTVLTFAFLTIFTTFYGFNAHFSAPVTDQSLNDEAEIGYAPLAEGKYVISAYDNLIRRISEEEGHDWRLMSAIAYHESRFMPDLTSRSGACGLMQIMPSVARHFEIPTERIADPATNIWLANKLMTEIQSTLRLPEGTPEKDRMSIVLASYNGGIGHVSDARRLARVHGEDPNSWEVVARYLTLKAEPEYYENEVVKCGRFTGSRQTLAYVDDVLGRYDKYCRIAGR